TCAATGTTACgacagagacacggaggcagagataaaagcaATCCAGGTAAGTTTTATTGCACAAACAGCAGAGCACAGGGTGATGGTAAGCAGATATGCAGTTCTTGAATAATGGAGAGAGTATAATACTGTCCTGATTTTGTCTTGCAGATGCAGATGGAGAGATGCATTGGAAGGTGATGGctgagacactcacacacacaggtaggtaggcacacgaggagaacaggagacgagGGAGATGGAGTAGACAActtggagcaggtaagtatagcgtttggagtccttaaggtaagcatacatgagttgtagtgcaaacgagaccggacagtgagtgtgtgtgagtgtggtggttttgtagtggtggtgattgcagtgctgatgagtcacaggtggcggtgatcagtatgctggtgattgagtgcgtgggtaagggagtgaggtggaacctgacgtgtctgtgacagtaccccccctcccacggcccgctcctgagggccgcggaccccgacgtcgtggtggtcttcCTCTAGGGCGTGGAGCAGGTCTGTCTGGGTGGTTGGTGTGGAAGGTCTGTAACAGgataggatcaaggatatcattcttgggaacccatgagcgttcttcggggccatagccttcccagtcgACGAGGTATTCGAgttgaccaccacggcgccgggaatccaggATCTCCTGAACCACGTAAGCTGTGctgtcctccaggatgagtggaagggggggctcggcggctgccacgtcaggttctgtggagggaacaacagaagggtggtgaggttttagCAGTGATACATGGAATGTAGGATGGATTCTACTGTACTGTGCCGGGAGTTGGAGACGgtaggtgacggggttgatctgccggatgatggtgaatgggccaatgaagcggggactcagcttcttgcagggcagacgcatcctgatgtccctggtggacagccagaccttctgccccggttgatAGACAGGAGcgtcggagcgccgaaggtTGGCTGCCatcttgcgtctgcgcagggctctctgcagttggtggtgagctgagtcccaaaccctctcgctctcccggaaccagtagtcgactgcagGAACGTTGGaaggttccccatcccaggggaacagtgggggttggtagccgagtacgcactggaagggtgttagtccagttgtggcttggtggagggagttctgtgcgtactcggcccaacccaggtactggttccaggagttctggtggccgtgacagaaggtacgcaggaagcggcctatctcctggatcttccgttccgtctgcccgttcgactgaggatggtatccagatgacaggctgacggtcacacccaggagggagaagaaggccttccagacgtgggagacgaattggggtcctctgtcggagactATGTCTTCAGGTATTCCATAATGACGAAAAACATGATTAAACATCAATTCTGCAGTGGccatggcggtaggtagaccctccaggggtatcagacggcaggactttgagaagcggtctaccaccaccaggatgcacgtgtgaccgtcagactcagggagatcggtgacgaagtccactcccaggtgtgaccagggtctctcaggaacgggcagaggaaggagcttgccggtgggaagatggcgtgggctcttggagatggcgcactccctgcagccctgcacgtaccttctgacatcgttggccatgttgggccaccagaagcgttgtttgagcaacgagagggtctcattggcccccgggtggccagtgccaagtgaagagtgggtattgtgcaggagtggagtgcgacgtgcccgtgtgacgtattgcaagccttgggggcaacccggcggagtgcgtgtggaggcattggaggagggaatggtttcTTCGGACCAGGGCAGGGCGTCCACAAGCTCTTGAAACGGGTCGTTGGTGCTCATGCTGTGAagttgttatggtccggtcttctgttacgacagagacacggaggcagagataaaagcaATCCAGGTAAGTTTTATTGCACAAACAGCAGAGCACATGGTGATGGTAAGCAGATATGCAGTTCTTGAATAATGGAGAGAGTATAATACTGTCCTGATTTTGTCTTGCAGATGCAGATGGAGAGATGCGTTGGAaggtgcaaacgagaccggacagtgagtgtgtgtgagtgtggtggttttgtagtggtggtgattgcagtgctgatgagtcacaggtggcggtgatcagtatgctggtgattgagtgcgtgggtaagggagtgaggtggaacctgacgtgtctgtgacagtcaAATGGATGTCAATTTTTGACGGCAgtttgatttgcatttttgacctgttttttttgtcaatttgatatttatttttttacatcaattggacatcagtgtatgGGTGTTAAATGGATGTCAattttttaatgtcaatttgactttttttcgacatcaattggacatcattGTGTGGATGTCAAATTGACATCTAAAATTTTTTTAGAAGTCAAATCACTTATGCTAGTGTGGTAAACATTGTAATTGCACTTTCTTCTAAGTAGCTTTAGACAACAAAGTGTCACATTCTGGACAAGAACCACTACAGTGTAGACAGGAAGAGACCAGATGACTGCATTTAAAATAAGTTAGTTTATACTAGTGGtggtcctggagagccacagtcctgcagagttcagcttcaaccctaatcaaacacatctgaacAAGCTCAAGGTCTGAAGGTTGCTAGAAACAGTGGCGTAGCATCTGGGCATGCAAGGTATGCACATGCATATGGGCCCGGGCGGATTGGGGGCCGCTATTACGGGCTTAaccccaaagtatacttcgggCGTCCGCGCATCATCTGCATCGCGAATATTCGCCATCAGGAGGGTTCGTGGATGTCCGCACTCCTCGTCCGCGTGCAGCTCAATTTTCGTGATGGCACGGACAGTGTGTGTACTGTTCAACAGCCAATGTGAGAATGAATTGAGTGCTTGAAAACAAAGTCCGCTAGATAGTGCGCAGTGCACACGCCGAACGCGTCTTTCTGCAGCCAAATACTTTCAAAGGCTCGCACGCGCGTCAGTCATTAACAATCTGAATAAATGGACCATAAAATTGTCCATGCCATGTCTTAGCCATAATCTATTGTATTTGACCGGTATTCTCTTTTCTGTCGTTTTTCAAATAGGTTGAAACGTATGCATGCAGGAATGTAAGCAGaacagaattttaaatgagtcataatggttttctgaaaaaaatgactATGTCTGCACAGTTTGGCTACTGCACAAGATGTGAATAAATAATACTCGTACTCGCTactctttattcaacaaaataaaatacacataaaacgtgatgtaaacatatttagagAATACACTTTTAGTAATTATTAGGAATAAAAcatgtgcattaaaaaaagtcTGTGACAGAATAATTAATTCATACCTTTATAACATAAATCTTAGGACTCATTGCATCTGAAATGATGCTATGATCATCCTTAAATTCCAAAGCTTTAGTCGAATCGGTCGAATTCAAATGTAGACTGTGTTGAAAAGCCgatttttttgacatttttgaaatagaAGTCAAAATGATGGAGGAGAGCATTGTTGTCATTcctagacattttttttttttaaccatttttgTCTGCATGTTAGTGagagagaggattttttcatcgactgagaatccaaagacttgttactgagtttttgaaatgagcgcatgcgtaagaacagcccccccttcacagctcatttcaaaggaaagcctcccaaaactcgtgcacgagtattggaacacgagtgtttaccaccggcattcgctgtgtcgtgttagtggattcattatgttggactcaccgcaggtaactcataatctgcagttgttattcctgtctcctgacaaaaacattgcatgcagcgcctgtggagtgtggaaagttactggagcgcgcagccgcacacgtctctcacaaggaatgtcatggcagtgattgacaagccagagggccaatccgcgcacgtctctcacaaggaacgtaatggcagtgattgacaagccagagggccaatcggattggctgatgtttttaagaccctacctcgtgcacagatgatgtatattaatattattactttcagtgcacctaataaatagtcttttatcagttagtaaagacagtttcaagtaatattgcaaaaatgtataaaacaaaacatcctatttagcacctttaaagtcctGGGAATCATTTGCATAAGACGCACATCCCCTCCACCCCCCGCGAAACCGAGGGAGGCCTGTGAAAATTTTTTGCATAAGGGCCCGGGGCTCACTTGCTATGCCGCTGGctagaaagctacaggcaggtgagtttttatcacggttgaagctaaactctgcaggactgaaGATCTCAGGACCGACCTTATATATGTTTAGGATGagagtttatttgaaatatgttatgcCATTTTCTAATATGTTATgccatcttcatcttcatctttatTTAGTATTTGTTTCACTGTTCACTATTTTAATGTGTGAAATACCACTGATGCTATCAAAGCAACATTTTCTATCATTGTAATATCTATGGAGGtccatttatttaattgttcaaatatACTGTTAGCTTGTAGAAGtatgaatgtgcaaaacaagGTGTTTTAGTAGAAATGTAGTTCACAGGCTCTCTCTGCTGGTCACAAGGTGAACAACATGCTCATCTTCAGTGAtaattgtgttgttgttgttttttctggaTCACCTGAAACAAAACACTTCTGTGCAATTAAGTAAATTATTCTGAAATATAGATAAAATGtttcacaaaattattttttttttctgactgtCATTAGTGTAATAAGGGCTTAATTGTGCGTTGTGTGCTCTTGGTAAACATTTACTTAAATGGATTTGTAAAGGAGTATTCATTTTACAGAGTTGAGTTTATTACATGTTAATGTTATGCTAACATATGTATACACTAATAGACATTTTTAGGACATTTACAGTTAATTATCAGTGCTTTTATCTCGTCTCTGCAGGTGTTGGGCTTTGATGCTGTAAATAAACTGGAGAGTTTCCTGTCTCCTGTAAGTCAAATGTATATGCGTGTGTCTGTGTGGAGGAGGAGTTCATCAGCGCTGACAGTTAGATGTATATGGAGAAAGTCATAAAAGCCTCGTCTGATTTGTCATCGAAGTTGTTTGATGGTTTCCTCTGTTGTGTCTAATAAGGTAACAGCGAGTGTGATTGGAGGGTGTTGgacctctttctctctcattaagGGGTGTGAGAGGATGCCTGTACTTCTGTATCATCAGTGTGGAGAAGCTTTACTGGATGTTGAATTAATCAagcagagagagatggagagattcCTGACACTCATTTTACTGACTACAGTTGTAAAACTCATCACAGCTGGTAAGTACACAAGAAATTAAAGAGATGAAGTTGTTTTTAGGAATGAAGGTGTCAGACTGTTATTTAGTCacttaaatttaaactataccgtaatgtgttttttgtgtcTGTGTAATCACATTGtcacaatattttaaatgtgctcCTGTTTAACACgcaattttttctttctttctctttcactctctgtctttctttctctctctgtttctcccaTTTATAAAGAGCTATAAATAAGTTTTATGTGATAGTcttctttttattcattataatatcattatcaaaataatgttattatttgatatttactgattttttgctttgttttgtgaTCACAATTTAATTTTGCACGTGATATCAACATCGGAAATTTTGTCTCAATGTTCTGTTTTCTCAAAaatagaagaaagaaaaaaaaagaatcatacATTGCTCACCTTTTCTCAGgttacaaattatttaattGTCATGTTTCAAACATCATTGTATAACCATGCAGGCATCTCGGTTAAGTAAAATTGATCACACATTTGATTTTATAGACATTCATTTGGAAATCTTAGTTTGAGATATGTTAGCTTGAGTGAGTCCCAtgaacattaacattaaaaaaaacaaaacaagaaaaaattatTTGCTAATTCGATCCAGCAAGATAAATGCTATATTATGTCAAGATCTCAAGAAAATTAAGATCATGAGAAACAAGACCTAAAACCTAAAGGCCTTTCCGTGTTAAATCTTACACAATGCAGAGCTCAGCTGCAGAAgaacttttaaatataaaaggaataaaccaGATTTAATATAGTTTGAGTTTAATTAACATCATTTGTGGCATAATTTTGTTcaccacaaaaaaaattacttgtccttccttaaaaaacaaacaacaacaaaaacatttacagtggaaGAGAATGGGGCCAATCTGTAAACTTTAAAATACTCACAGTCTCAATAATTTAGACACAAAACGTAAACAATATGTgtgttaacatgattttagtGTGGAAAAAATTACTAACCTTTTCTGTGCCAATTTATATCCAGTTTTACAACTTCGTTTCCATGACGAAGTAATGGTATAAACCCTGtaacaatgttttaaacattttagaaTAATTGATTTAagtgcttttataaaataagttttaataaaagtttttaaagctgctgtccgcgatttttggccctctagcggttaataaacagaactgcacgcgtcttgcggaggaacattctagccggagcttATTTTCTCAGTGTATATCTATGGCGAGTCAcacagttactgtgatactctgcggcgagtcctaccagtccagtctgaaatagtctgaatataaacacttattataagtgtaccctaatgattcaggataagacaaaaacacggtttagaaaatggattcatgttgtatattctcattatataatttttgtaaatttttaacacaaaaaaagttgtggactgcagctttaagtttttaataaaaaaagagtaTTGAAGTctgaatattcttttaaatattgaaatgtATGTGTCCCATTTTGCCAGTTGTTCCACTTTGTAATGCTATGAATTAAACTCTCATCCCTTCATCTCTCTCATTtttactgcttaatatttagaCGGTGTGAATGTGAGGTTGGTTGGTGGTCACAGTCGCTGTTCTGGTAGAGTGGAGGTTCATCATAGAGGTCAgtggggaacagtgtgtgatGATGACTGGGATTTGGCTGATGCTACAGTGGTatgtagagagctggactgtggagaaCCTGTAGAAGCTCTGAGAAATGCTCACTTTGGACCAGGATCAGGACCAATCTGGATGAGTTATTTCACGTGTACTGGATCAGAATCTACACTGAAGAACTGTGGCTCAATAGGATGGGGTAAAAGCCCCTGTGATCATACTAAAGATGCTGGAGTCATCTGCTCAGGTAaagtattttacattattttacagtattttagtttttttgtgtgtttttacataatttattgGTTAAAATACTAACAATAAAATGTCATGCTTTTGTTGATCTGTGTTGTCTTTTATAGGAGTCAGGCTGGTTGGAGGTTCTCGCTGCTCTGGGAGGTTAGAGATACTTGATAATCAGTCGTGGGTTTcagtgtgtgctgctgcctttgaccagcaggatgcagaggttgtgtgtagagagctggactgtggggcTCCTGTACAGGTGCTAGGAGAAGATGCTTTTGGCAAAGGAGACGCTCAGATGTggacacaagagattcagtgcagAGGAGATGAGTCTCAGATTCACCTCTGTCCCAAATCACTATCACATGAAAACAACTGTTCACATGAGCACAACATTGCTTTGCAGTGTACTGGTAAGAGTTTAAagtacaacaaaacacattcatttcattttattataacttttcatatttacactagctttttctcttacattcacagacataatAAATGTGAGGTTGGTTGGTGGTCACAGTCGCTGTGCTGGTAGAGTGGAGGTTCATCATAGAGGTCAGTGGGGAACAGTGTGTGGTGCTGGCTGGGATTtggctgatgctgcagtggtgtgtagagagctggactgtggagaaCCTGTAGATGCTCTGGGTGATGTTCATTTTGGACTGGGATCAAAACTGTTTTGGATGAAAAATGCGATTTGTACTGGTTCAGAGTCTACACTTAAGAAATGTGGATTCTTAAAACCAACTGATCCTGATGTGTGTCTTGATAAGAGCGCTCAAGTCATTTGTTCAGGTAAGCTAAAGCTAAAAATCCAGTCCTAAGCAACTGCATCAAAAGCAgtcataatttcatttttcgTTACCATTTTCCACCTTCTTTTTGTCCACACAAACTGTTCAATTAGGCTGTAATAATCATGGACcttgttaaaaataaactttagaagcttgtttctaataatacattttaatgtaatgCCCTGAatggatttattaaaaaaaacaaaaaaaaaaaaacatatttcccTTTATCTTTATTTCAGAAGATAAAGGGAAATATGATTTCTCATTATATTACTAATATATATTGATTATATGATTGATTATATGATTATATGTGTTGTTCTTTCAGAAGTCAGGCTGGTTGGAGGTTCTCGCTGCTCTGGGAGGTTAGAGATACTTGATAATCAGTCGTGGGTTTcagtgtgtgctgctgcctttgaccagcaggatgcagaggttgtgtgtagagagctggactgtggggctcctgtacaggtgctgggagaagatgcttttgggaaaGGAGACGCTCAGATGTggacacaagagattcagtgcagAGGAAACGAGTCTCAGATTCACCTCTGTCCAACATCACCATCACATGAAAACACTTGTTCACATGAAAATGATGTTGGCTTGGAGTGTGCAGGTTTGagcatttttgtttaataaactgAAATCAAATTTAATGTTCCCAAAAACTACACTAAATattcattaatttcattttctttgTGTGATACATTTTCCCTCATTCTTTCCCTTTGTCCATATGTCTTTACTCCCTCTTTATTCATTATAAAGACATTATGAGAGTGAGGTTGGTTGGTGGTCACAGTCGCTGTGCTGGTAGAGTGGAGGTTCTTCATAGAGGTCAgtggggaacagtgtgtgatCTTAGCTGGGATTTGGCTGATGCTGCAttggtgtgtagagagctggactgtggagaaCCTGTAGATGCTCTGGGTGGTGCTCACTTTGGACCAGGATCAGGATCAATCTGGACAGATCGTAAATTATGTACTGGATCAGAATCTACATTGAAGAACTGTGGATCAATAAATTGGGGTTTTTATGACTGTGATCATACAAAAGATGCCGGAGTCATCTGCTCAGGTAAACTGCTCCAAACCCTGTCCTATTTTTATATCACTGATAAACCATCTACGTTAAATGTTGAAAATTCCCCTTTTAAGTTCCATGAAAGAATGTAAGATGAGATTGGATTGACATGAGATTgagtaattttattattttactccTTTCACATTAATAGGTGGTGCTTTGTAGTAGTAGAccattaatgataataattacACATAGCTAACAAACAGAACTGGAATGTTTCTTATCTCTTGCTACTTCAGGTGTCAGGCTTATTGGAAACTCCAGTTGTTCTGGGAGAATTGAAGTTCTTGATAATCAGATGTGGGTTTcagtgtgtgctgctgcctttgaccagcaggatgcagaggttgtgtgtagagagctggactgtggggctcctgtacaggtgctgggagaagatgcttttggaaaaggagatgctcagatgtggacacaagagattcagtgcagAGGAGATGAATCTCAGATTCACCTCTGTCCAACATCCTTACACAAAAATGGCTGTTCACATGATAAATACCAGAGGGTGTTTTGTGCTGGTGagttaaaataatatgaaagtAATATCACACCTTTTACTCATAGGGTGCGTCTcagtcagctccctagttcagtagtcagaaCACAGACCAGGGAGCCAGCCATTTTAAAGGCTGTTTCAATCACAAAATCCTTTGAGTGGACTGGAATGTTCACTCCCTaaaaatcccacaatgcactccAAAAACCTGATGCTCACTTTGTTCCCTTAATGGAAATTCTTCAGCGCAAAACAAAGCGCATGAACCAACACAATATCAACATAATATTAtcatgacatgcaatagaagATTTTAAAAGTCAAACCATTATTTAATGAAAAGTCAGAATATACATCAGTAGATAggtattataaaattaaaatttggcTAAAATGTTGCATATATATAACAACCATCAAAGTATATTTCATGACATActttaaacaagataaaaaagaaagatatcGGTCCTGTGTGTTGTTAATAAACACCAGGGGTGACAACACAAGCACTCAGTCATGTCACCAGAAATTGAGCATTCATTGTCTGAATGTGTAGTGAGCCAGTGTGCTTTACCTATGCCCAAATTTGTGTACACAATATACTGATACGTGAACTGGTGAGCTTATGGAGATCCATGCATAGTCTCTATCTGTATTTTTCTGTCACTTAGATAAAAAGAATGTGAGGTTGGTTGGTGGTAAGAGTCGCTGTGCTGGTAGAGTGGAGGTTCATCATAGAGGTCAGTGGGGAACAGTGTGTCATAACACTTGGGATTtggctgatgctgcagtggtgtgtagagagctggactgtggagaaCCTGTAGATGCTCTGGGTGGTGCTCACTTTGGACCAGGATCAGGACCAGTCTGGATGAGTTATGTTAAGTGTAATGGATCAGAGTCTACACTGAAGAATTGTGGGTCAGGAGGATGGAGCGTACATGACTGTACTCACAATCATGATGCCAGTGTCATCTGTTCAGGTAATTTAGCTGATTGTCCATGAATTTGTTGTGACATAAAGaatattttgtttgtaaaactgtaaatttttaTATGGTTATTCTATGTAACTACCAAGCATTTGTTTTTGTCTACTGTGCTCTGTCATTCATGTAATATGAACAGGTCATAAAGCTTCCAGACTGGTTAATGGATCTCACCTCTGCTCTGGGAGGTTAGAGATACTTGATGATCAGTCGTCGGTTTcagtgtgtgctgctgcctttgaccagcaggatgcagaggttgtgtgtagagagctggactgtggggctcctgtacaggtgctgggagaagatgcttttggaaaaggagatgctcagatgtggacacaagagattcagtgcagaggagatgagtctcagatttcattctGTTCAATATCATcatcaaacaaacacaactGCACCAGTGACAATACTGTGGGCCTGATCTGTTCTggtaaattataaatattcagTGTCT
Above is a genomic segment from Megalobrama amblycephala isolate DHTTF-2021 linkage group LG14, ASM1881202v1, whole genome shotgun sequence containing:
- the LOC125245604 gene encoding deleted in malignant brain tumors 1 protein-like codes for the protein MPVLLYHQCGEALLDVELIKQREMERFLTLILLTTVVKLITADGVNVRLVGGHSRCSGRVEVHHRGQWGTVCDDDWDLADATVVCRELDCGEPVEALRNAHFGPGSGPIWMSYFTCTGSESTLKNCGSIGWGKSPCDHTKDAGVICSGVRLVGGSRCSGRLEILDNQSWVSVCAAAFDQQDAEVVCRELDCGAPVQVLGEDAFGKGDAQMWTQEIQCRGDESQIHLCPKSLSHENNCSHEHNIALQCTDIINVRLVGGHSRCAGRVEVHHRGQWGTVCGAGWDLADAAVVCRELDCGEPVDALGDVHFGLGSKLFWMKNAICTGSESTLKKCGFLKPTDPDVCLDKSAQVICSEVRLVGGSRCSGRLEILDNQSWVSVCAAAFDQQDAEVVCRELDCGAPVQVLGEDAFGKGDAQMWTQEIQCRGNESQIHLCPTSPSHENTCSHENDVGLECADIMRVRLVGGHSRCAGRVEVLHRGQWGTVCDLSWDLADAALVCRELDCGEPVDALGGAHFGPGSGSIWTDRKLCTGSESTLKNCGSINWGFYDCDHTKDAGVICSGKLLQTLSYFYITDKPSTLNVENSPFKFHERM